From a single Pelodiscus sinensis isolate JC-2024 chromosome 4, ASM4963464v1, whole genome shotgun sequence genomic region:
- the SAMD15 gene encoding sterile alpha motif domain-containing protein 15 isoform X3 encodes MALWRSPAAQDRADPGGGKPGGARPETGSGPQPEAESEQEPEEPESQPVPACLAWSALEVAEWVRQLGFPQYEECFTTNGITGRKLIHVNCSNLPQMGITDFDHMKDN; translated from the exons ATGGCTCTCTGGCGGAGCCCAGCAGCCCAGGATCGAGCAGATCCCGGAGGAGGAAAGCCCGGGGGGGCAAGGCCTGAGACTGGATCCGGGCCTCAGCCAGAGGCTGAGTCCGAGCAGGAGCCCGAAGAACCCGAGTCCCAGCCTGTCCCGGCCTGCCTCGCCTGGAGCGCTTTGGAGGTGGCCGAGTGGGTCCGGCAGCTGGGCTTCCCCCAGTATGAG GAGTGCTTTACCACTAATGGCATCACTGGCCGCAAACTCATCCATGTTAACTGCTCAAACCTGCCGCAGATGGGCATAACGGACTTTGACCACATGAAG GACAACTAG